In a genomic window of Halostella litorea:
- a CDS encoding ABC transporter ATP-binding protein yields the protein MSNQTTAAGEEPALRATGLTKTYGSALPFVGRTVEVLDGADVSLYPGEVVGIVGANGSGKSTLMKILVGALEPDDGAVSRDTVVGWCPQETLLYDRLSVRETFELFGEAYDLADDRVATRRDELAAQLGFEEFLDYRVDHLSGGNRQKVNLGVALLHDPDVLLLDEPYTGFDWETYLAFWDLTEELRERGTAVAIISHLISERERFDRILELKDGVLTEQDEAPQQARSAAHGDDATAAADLDGTPDAGGE from the coding sequence ATGTCGAACCAGACCACGGCCGCCGGCGAGGAGCCGGCGCTGCGTGCGACCGGACTGACGAAGACGTACGGCTCGGCCCTCCCGTTCGTCGGCCGTACCGTCGAGGTGCTCGACGGGGCGGACGTCTCGCTGTACCCCGGCGAAGTCGTCGGCATCGTGGGGGCGAACGGCTCCGGGAAGTCGACGCTGATGAAGATACTCGTCGGCGCGCTGGAGCCCGACGACGGCGCAGTCTCCCGGGACACGGTGGTCGGCTGGTGCCCGCAGGAGACGCTGCTGTACGACCGGCTCAGCGTCCGGGAGACGTTCGAGCTGTTCGGCGAGGCCTACGACCTCGCCGACGACCGGGTCGCAACGCGCCGCGACGAACTCGCGGCACAGCTCGGCTTCGAGGAGTTCCTCGACTACCGGGTCGACCACCTCTCGGGGGGCAACCGCCAGAAGGTGAACCTCGGGGTGGCGCTGCTGCACGACCCGGACGTCCTCCTGCTCGACGAGCCCTACACCGGCTTCGACTGGGAGACGTACCTCGCGTTCTGGGACCTCACGGAGGAGCTGCGCGAGCGTGGGACGGCGGTGGCCATCATCTCGCATCTCATCAGCGAGCGCGAGCGCTTCGACCGCATCCTCGAACTGAAAGACGGCGTCCTCACCGAGCAGGACGAGGCCCCCCAGCAGGCCCGTTCGGCCGCCCACGGGGACGACGCGACCGCAGCGGCGGACCTGGACGGGACGCCGGACGCGGGGGGTGAGTGA
- a CDS encoding GbsR/MarR family transcriptional regulator, protein MSDTDDGGVEAARERVIAAMERSAEVYGFKRSYGRLYGLLFFAEEPRSLDDLVEESDYAKSTVSTAMSALERYHLVHRRSMPGEGKRAYFEAETDFWRVFQEFLRNEVLREVTVMSRALSEAEAELEAADTERAARDLEKVRRLRRMYDRSETMIDALTGSSFDRLTDLVGRLRRD, encoded by the coding sequence ATGAGCGACACCGACGACGGCGGCGTCGAGGCCGCGCGGGAGCGGGTGATCGCGGCCATGGAGCGCAGCGCGGAGGTGTACGGGTTCAAGCGGAGCTACGGCCGGCTCTACGGCCTCCTCTTTTTCGCCGAGGAGCCGCGCTCGCTCGACGACCTCGTCGAGGAGAGCGACTACGCGAAATCGACCGTGAGCACCGCGATGAGCGCGCTGGAGCGCTACCACCTCGTTCACCGGCGCTCGATGCCCGGGGAGGGCAAGCGCGCGTACTTCGAGGCCGAGACCGACTTCTGGCGCGTGTTCCAGGAGTTCCTCCGCAACGAGGTGCTGCGCGAGGTGACGGTCATGAGCCGCGCGCTGTCGGAGGCCGAGGCCGAACTGGAGGCCGCCGACACGGAGCGGGCCGCCCGCGACCTGGAGAAGGTCCGGCGGCTGCGGCGGATGTACGACCGCAGCGAGACGATGATCGACGCGCTGACGGGCAGTTCGTTCGACCGGCTCACCGACCTCGTGGGCCGACTGCGCCGCGACTGA
- the hmgA gene encoding hydroxymethylglutaryl-CoA reductase (NADPH), with the protein MDDPETLAERVRAGDLRLHELDDHADPETAAAARRAVVARETGAEFDAVADYAFDAAQASESAVENLVGGTQVPMGVAGPVPVDGGAADGDYYLPMATTEGALVASVNRGLSVIRGAGGATARVTKSGMTRAPVFSVDGVAEASEVVEWVGDNADALREAAESTTSHGELLEVDPYVVGDSVYLRFVYDTKDAMGMNMATIATREAAEVVEAETPASLVALSGNLCSDKKPAAINAVEGRGRTVTADVLIPRDTVEERLHTTPEAIEEANTRKNLVGSAKAGSLGFNAHAANTVAAVFLATGQDAAQVVEGANAITTAEAREDGLYASVSLASLEVGTVGGGTKLPTQAEGLDVLGLGGGGDPAGSNADALAEVIAAGALAGELSLLAALASRHLSSAHEDLGR; encoded by the coding sequence ATGGACGACCCCGAGACGCTCGCCGAGCGCGTCCGAGCGGGAGACCTGCGCCTGCACGAACTCGACGACCACGCGGACCCCGAGACGGCCGCCGCCGCCCGCCGCGCGGTCGTCGCACGCGAGACGGGGGCGGAGTTCGACGCCGTCGCCGACTACGCCTTCGACGCCGCGCAGGCGTCGGAGTCGGCGGTCGAGAACCTGGTCGGCGGCACGCAGGTGCCGATGGGCGTCGCCGGGCCGGTCCCGGTCGACGGCGGCGCGGCCGACGGCGACTACTACCTCCCGATGGCGACGACGGAGGGGGCGCTCGTCGCCAGCGTCAACCGCGGCCTCTCGGTGATCCGCGGGGCCGGCGGCGCGACGGCCCGCGTCACGAAGTCCGGGATGACCCGCGCGCCGGTGTTCAGCGTGGACGGCGTCGCCGAGGCGAGCGAAGTGGTGGAGTGGGTCGGCGACAACGCCGACGCCCTCCGCGAGGCCGCCGAGTCGACGACGAGCCACGGCGAACTGCTGGAGGTCGACCCGTACGTCGTCGGCGACTCCGTCTACCTCCGGTTCGTGTACGACACGAAGGACGCGATGGGGATGAACATGGCCACCATCGCCACCCGCGAGGCGGCGGAGGTCGTGGAGGCGGAGACGCCGGCGTCCCTGGTCGCGCTGTCGGGCAACCTCTGCTCGGACAAGAAGCCCGCGGCGATAAACGCCGTCGAGGGGCGCGGGCGGACCGTGACCGCCGACGTACTGATCCCCCGCGACACCGTCGAGGAGCGCCTGCACACCACGCCCGAGGCCATCGAGGAGGCAAACACCCGGAAGAACCTCGTCGGGAGCGCGAAGGCGGGGAGCCTCGGATTCAACGCCCACGCCGCGAACACCGTCGCCGCCGTCTTCCTCGCCACCGGGCAGGACGCCGCGCAGGTCGTCGAGGGGGCAAACGCCATCACGACGGCGGAGGCCCGCGAGGACGGCCTCTACGCCAGCGTCAGCCTCGCCAGCCTCGAAGTCGGCACCGTCGGCGGCGGGACGAAACTGCCGACCCAGGCGGAGGGCCTCGACGTGCTCGGCCTCGGCGGCGGCGGCGACCCGGCCGGCTCGAACGCCGACGCGCTCGCCGAGGTCATCGCCGCCGGCGCGCTGGCGGGCGAACTCTCCCTGCTGGCGGCGCTCGCCTCGCGGCACCTCTCCTCGGCCCACGAGGACCTCGGGCGGTAG
- a CDS encoding DUF5817 domain-containing protein: protein MYAVVGCSDCSALWIVEGRPDTSQCPRCGTRRQYDKRRKFVTTEDEDHAREVRASMLANRRGEGEAFAELDSFTELERQAADAGMDDDEYLNRAGVDADEVAAAGERAESGRGGSKSRKETVLAALRELDRPTEDEVVAYAAERGVPDGYVRDALDKLARRGEVSEHRGEYRLL, encoded by the coding sequence ATGTACGCCGTCGTCGGGTGTAGCGACTGCAGCGCCCTCTGGATCGTCGAGGGCCGGCCGGACACCTCGCAGTGCCCGCGGTGTGGCACGCGCCGGCAGTACGACAAGCGCCGCAAGTTCGTCACCACCGAGGACGAGGACCACGCCCGCGAGGTGCGGGCCTCGATGCTGGCGAACCGCCGGGGCGAGGGCGAGGCGTTCGCGGAACTGGACTCCTTCACGGAACTCGAACGGCAGGCCGCCGACGCCGGGATGGACGACGACGAGTATCTGAACCGTGCGGGGGTCGACGCCGACGAAGTCGCCGCGGCGGGCGAGCGCGCCGAATCGGGACGGGGCGGGAGCAAGTCCCGCAAGGAGACGGTGCTCGCCGCCCTCCGGGAACTCGACCGCCCGACGGAGGACGAGGTCGTCGCGTACGCCGCCGAGCGGGGCGTCCCCGACGGCTACGTCCGGGACGCGCTCGACAAACTCGCCCGCCGGGGCGAGGTGAGCGAACACCGCGGCGAGTACCGCCTGCTGTAG
- a CDS encoding cupin domain-containing protein, with translation MERVSLADRDPTEAVDGVDLVVLAGGDEMNVQHFEIEPGATVPAHSHPHEQTGFVVQGELTFVVDDEEVVVGPDDSYAIPGGETHAAENRGDETVRGVDIFSPPRENPDWRD, from the coding sequence ATGGAACGCGTCTCCCTCGCGGACCGCGACCCGACCGAGGCCGTCGACGGCGTCGACCTGGTGGTGCTCGCCGGCGGCGACGAGATGAACGTCCAGCACTTCGAGATCGAACCCGGCGCGACCGTGCCGGCCCACAGCCACCCCCACGAGCAGACCGGCTTCGTCGTGCAGGGGGAACTCACGTTCGTCGTGGACGACGAGGAGGTCGTCGTCGGCCCCGACGACTCCTACGCGATCCCCGGCGGCGAGACCCACGCCGCCGAGAACCGCGGCGACGAAACGGTCCGCGGCGTCGACATCTTCAGCCCGCCCCGGGAGAACCCCGACTGGCGGGACTGA
- a CDS encoding PAS domain-containing protein: protein MTRSPRQRSAPELRDGGRSPDDVAVAYVAPADDGVPDALSREGFAVAVHDVPPADPTAVDCLVSVHDPPAVDAAALAADAAAAGVPFLLYDDAPPETVARVLDADGDHLSPTADDGDRRVLRAGVRRAVERARERRDYELKRRVIEQSPVGVTIAEADGDQPLVYANSGFETMTGYRAADVLGRNCRFLQGPETDESTVGELREAIERGERVAVDLLNYRRDGTPFWNHLDVAPIRDAEGEVTHYFGFQKDITERKELERDLRRRNDRLDRFADVVSHDLRNPLNVAVGNLDLAREAGDEESLDAVGAALDRMDALIESVLAVAREGTAVEDPEPVDLAAVAEAAWATAGPSDGDAVIDADLGTVEGDPDRVRSLFENLFRNVADHGGERPVVRVESTRAGFAVEDDGPGIPPEDRDSVFEWGVTEDGTGIGLAVVDAVAEAHGWVVTVGDGRAGGARFAFDLAPDRTVA, encoded by the coding sequence ATGACTCGTTCCCCGCGCCAGCGGTCCGCACCGGAGTTGAGGGACGGGGGACGGTCCCCCGACGACGTCGCCGTCGCCTACGTCGCCCCGGCCGACGACGGCGTCCCCGACGCGCTCTCGCGCGAGGGGTTCGCCGTCGCCGTCCACGACGTGCCGCCGGCCGACCCGACCGCCGTCGACTGCCTCGTCTCCGTCCACGACCCGCCCGCGGTCGACGCCGCCGCGCTGGCGGCCGACGCGGCCGCCGCCGGCGTGCCGTTCCTCCTCTACGACGACGCGCCCCCCGAGACGGTCGCGCGGGTCCTCGACGCGGACGGGGACCACCTCTCGCCGACGGCCGACGACGGCGACCGGCGGGTGCTCCGCGCCGGGGTCCGCCGCGCGGTCGAGCGCGCCCGGGAGCGACGCGACTACGAACTGAAACGGCGGGTGATCGAACAGTCGCCCGTCGGCGTCACCATCGCCGAGGCGGACGGCGACCAGCCGCTGGTGTACGCCAACAGCGGGTTCGAGACGATGACCGGCTACAGGGCGGCGGACGTGCTCGGCCGGAACTGCCGGTTCCTCCAGGGGCCGGAGACGGACGAATCGACCGTCGGGGAACTGCGGGAGGCGATCGAACGCGGCGAGCGGGTCGCGGTCGACCTGCTGAACTACCGGCGCGACGGGACGCCGTTCTGGAACCACCTCGACGTCGCGCCCATCCGGGATGCCGAGGGCGAGGTCACCCACTACTTCGGGTTCCAGAAGGACATCACGGAGCGAAAGGAACTGGAGCGCGACCTGCGCCGGCGGAACGACCGGCTCGACCGCTTCGCCGACGTCGTCAGCCACGACCTCCGGAACCCGCTGAACGTCGCGGTCGGCAACCTCGATCTCGCCCGCGAGGCGGGCGACGAGGAGTCCCTCGACGCGGTCGGGGCCGCGCTCGACCGGATGGACGCGCTGATAGAGTCGGTCCTCGCCGTGGCGCGGGAGGGGACCGCCGTCGAGGACCCGGAGCCGGTCGACCTCGCCGCCGTCGCCGAGGCCGCCTGGGCGACCGCCGGCCCGTCGGACGGCGACGCCGTCATCGACGCCGACCTGGGGACGGTCGAGGGCGACCCCGACCGGGTCCGGTCGCTGTTCGAGAACCTGTTCCGGAACGTCGCCGACCACGGCGGCGAGCGGCCGGTCGTCCGGGTCGAGTCGACCCGCGCCGGCTTCGCCGTCGAGGACGACGGGCCGGGGATCCCGCCCGAGGACCGCGACTCGGTGTTCGAGTGGGGCGTCACCGAGGACGGCACCGGGATCGGGCTCGCTGTCGTCGACGCCGTCGCGGAAGCCCACGGGTGGGTGGTGACGGTCGGGGACGGCCGTGCCGGCGGCGCGCGGTTCGCGTTCGACCTCGCGCCCGACCGGACCGTCGCCTGA
- a CDS encoding GNAT family N-acetyltransferase, producing MGHHADHDAGHDGLDVRVVRTDAAYEDALAVRFAVFVEEQGVPEDMEVDEHEDDAVHFVAYLDGDPVGAARLRGTGDDAKVERVAVLPGHRGAGHGAEIMREVEGVAAARGFDRVALHAQTRAAGFYDRLGYERVGGEFEEAGIPHVEMVKPL from the coding sequence ATGGGCCACCACGCCGACCACGACGCGGGTCACGACGGCCTCGACGTGCGGGTCGTCCGGACCGACGCGGCGTACGAGGACGCGCTCGCGGTGCGTTTCGCGGTGTTCGTCGAGGAGCAGGGCGTGCCGGAGGACATGGAGGTCGACGAGCACGAGGACGACGCGGTTCACTTCGTCGCGTACCTCGACGGCGACCCCGTCGGCGCGGCGCGGCTCCGGGGGACGGGCGACGACGCCAAGGTCGAGCGCGTGGCCGTCCTCCCGGGCCACCGCGGCGCGGGCCACGGCGCGGAGATCATGCGCGAGGTCGAGGGCGTCGCGGCGGCCCGCGGGTTCGACCGCGTCGCCCTCCACGCCCAGACCCGCGCGGCCGGCTTCTACGACCGCCTCGGCTACGAGCGCGTCGGCGGGGAGTTCGAGGAGGCCGGCATCCCGCACGTCGAGATGGTCAAGCCGCTGTAG